One window from the genome of Cryobacterium sp. GrIS_2_6 encodes:
- a CDS encoding NADPH-dependent FMN reductase, with the protein MTSHTIGYFVGSLSSTSINRTLSRALIRLAPENLHFTEIPIRDLPLYSQDFDADYPPEGRALKAAIEGSDGILIVSPEYNRSIPGALKNAIDWGSRPWGTNSFARKPTGIIGASVGNIGTAVMQSNMRSVLSFLDAPQLNSPEAYITFDPTVFTGDGEITDAGTRDFLRHYMDEYGAFVQRVLDVTAPGHIGDEHAASKK; encoded by the coding sequence ATGACCTCACACACGATCGGCTACTTCGTCGGAAGCCTGTCCTCCACCTCCATCAATCGCACGCTCTCCCGGGCGCTGATCCGGCTCGCCCCGGAGAACCTGCACTTCACGGAGATCCCCATCCGGGACCTTCCCCTGTACAGCCAGGACTTCGACGCCGACTATCCACCGGAGGGGCGCGCCCTCAAAGCGGCCATCGAAGGCTCCGACGGGATCCTGATCGTTTCGCCGGAGTACAACCGGTCGATACCGGGGGCCCTGAAGAATGCCATCGACTGGGGTTCGCGGCCCTGGGGGACCAACTCCTTCGCGCGGAAGCCCACCGGAATCATCGGCGCCTCCGTGGGTAATATCGGCACCGCGGTCATGCAGTCGAACATGCGCAGCGTGCTGAGCTTCCTCGATGCCCCCCAGTTGAACTCCCCGGAGGCCTACATCACGTTCGATCCGACGGTCTTCACCGGCGACGGCGAAATTACCGACGCGGGCACCAGGGACTTCCTCCGGCACTACATGGACGAGTACGGTGCGTTCGTCCAGCGCGTCCTGGACGTCACCGCGCCGGGCCACATCGGAGACGAGCACGCCGCCTCGAAGAAGTGA
- a CDS encoding glutathione peroxidase, protein MPSSSPLYDAPLTLIDGTETTFADYRGKTVLVVNVASKCGFTPQYAGLEALYGRFKDDGLVVLGLPCNQFMGQEPGESADIEAFCQLNYGVTFPMTEKVDVRGKHQHPLYAQLTKFKSGLLPGLVKWNFEKFLVNAEGQIVDRFASTVEPESPELVGAIEKTLASAAA, encoded by the coding sequence ATGCCTTCTTCTTCCCCCCTGTACGACGCCCCGCTCACCCTCATCGACGGCACGGAGACGACATTCGCCGACTATCGCGGCAAGACCGTTCTCGTGGTCAATGTCGCATCCAAGTGCGGCTTCACGCCCCAGTACGCGGGCCTCGAGGCCCTCTACGGGCGCTTCAAGGACGACGGCCTCGTCGTCCTCGGCCTGCCGTGCAACCAGTTCATGGGCCAGGAGCCCGGGGAGTCCGCCGACATCGAGGCCTTCTGCCAGCTGAACTACGGTGTCACCTTCCCGATGACCGAGAAGGTGGATGTCCGGGGCAAGCACCAGCATCCGCTCTACGCCCAGCTCACCAAGTTCAAGTCCGGCCTGCTGCCTGGCCTCGTCAAGTGGAATTTCGAGAAGTTCCTCGTGAACGCAGAGGGCCAGATCGTGGACCGCTTCGCCTCGACCGTCGAGCCCGAGTCGCCAGAGCTCGTCGGCGCGATCGAGAAGACGCTCGCCTCCGCCGCCGCCTGA
- a CDS encoding VOC family protein, with translation MSATGSIQSPAQTGPVLAGGPFVHLDGALHASYRTSDFTSAVRFLDRVAEAADAAGHHPDVELGYGTVAFRLRSHDLGGVTERDLRLALHIQALANELGAEGLAVTPARYDVAIDCTDADSIRPFWRVGLGYVELPADGDGDVDLIDPRGHGPRVWFQHMEIARTDRNRIHLDVYVPGDGAEERVSAIVEAGGTLLTDEHAPDWWVLADVEGNELCVCTSSY, from the coding sequence ATGAGCGCAACCGGTTCGATCCAGAGTCCCGCGCAGACCGGCCCCGTGCTCGCGGGCGGCCCGTTCGTGCACCTCGACGGCGCGCTGCACGCGAGCTATCGCACGAGCGATTTCACCTCGGCGGTGCGCTTCCTCGACCGCGTCGCCGAGGCAGCGGATGCCGCAGGCCACCACCCCGACGTCGAGCTCGGCTACGGCACGGTCGCCTTCCGGCTCCGCTCGCACGATCTCGGCGGCGTGACCGAACGCGACCTTCGGCTCGCCCTGCACATCCAGGCGCTCGCGAATGAGCTCGGTGCGGAAGGCCTGGCCGTGACGCCCGCCCGGTACGACGTCGCGATCGACTGCACGGACGCCGACTCGATCCGGCCGTTCTGGCGCGTCGGCCTCGGTTATGTCGAGCTGCCGGCGGACGGCGACGGCGACGTTGACCTCATCGACCCGCGCGGTCATGGGCCGAGGGTCTGGTTCCAGCACATGGAGATCGCCCGCACCGACCGAAATCGTATCCATCTGGACGTCTACGTGCCGGGTGACGGCGCCGAGGAACGCGTCAGCGCGATCGTCGAGGCCGGTGGCACGCTGCTCACCGACGAGCACGCCCCCGACTGGTGGGTGCTCGCCGACGTCGAGGGCAACGAGCTCTGCGTCTGCACCTCGAGCTACTGA
- a CDS encoding Lrp/AsnC family transcriptional regulator, which produces MHSLDRVDLQLLRALCVEPRSTFVALAQRLGLSRNTVQARMARLEESNAFLAFDRRINPIALGHPLTAFIQVHLQQKRLSQIVAELTQIPEIVQAHGMSGSTDLLVLVVCTDADDLFRIDGTILACEGVDRTETSLAMGELIPYRITPLLDRVARERGPSNRADVDIDDEA; this is translated from the coding sequence ATGCACAGTCTGGACAGGGTCGACCTCCAACTCCTCCGCGCCCTCTGCGTGGAGCCGCGCAGCACCTTCGTGGCCCTCGCCCAGCGGCTGGGCTTGTCCAGGAACACCGTGCAGGCGCGGATGGCACGCCTCGAAGAATCCAACGCGTTCCTGGCCTTCGATCGCCGGATCAATCCGATCGCCCTCGGCCACCCGCTGACGGCCTTTATCCAGGTGCACCTGCAGCAGAAGAGGCTCAGCCAGATCGTCGCAGAACTCACCCAGATCCCCGAGATCGTTCAGGCCCACGGCATGAGCGGGTCGACGGACCTGCTCGTCCTCGTCGTGTGCACGGATGCCGACGACCTGTTCCGCATCGACGGCACGATCCTCGCGTGCGAGGGCGTCGATCGCACGGAGACCTCGCTCGCCATGGGCGAGCTGATCCCCTACCGGATCACCCCATTGCTCGACCGGGTCGCCCGGGAGCGCGGCCCGTCGAACCGCGCCGACGTCGATATCGACGACGAGGCCTGA
- a CDS encoding transglycosylase domain-containing protein — translation MTTSPPSRKKDRRHRRRSIVLIAMGVVVAVIATVVTVIVVNLPDDLEIGRLSQKSNLYATTSAGTPYLLASFYDQNRVEVAFDAISPFVKDAATSGEDPGFYDHGGVDIWGTVTGIVATVFTGTTRGGSSITQQYVKNVLVQKCEALTDETERADCYNTATEASPDRKLKEMSLAIGLEKKYSKDEILRQYLNITGFGGSVYGIEAAASYYFNTTAANLTLPQAASLVAIVNNPVKFQLDKPDSVTNGAANGYADNKDRRDYILDAMLEHGKVSQADHDAAINAPIEPTITEPSTGCQTAGGSAYFCDLVMQTLRKDPAFGPDAETRLANVRLGGYNVYTTLDLDLQSAAETTMKANVPATYPGWDVGGVITSVEVGTGRVLDMAQNKDYSQDPAVQATGDNYSGINYNTDLGQGGSNGFQTGSTYKVFTLAEWLNEGHSLSESVSSRPRSNWGTFEDSCNGSQSYGTAFNPKNDTSSENGSYSSALQSTIQSINTGFIGMAKELDLCGIRKTAEAFGVHRADGNALEQGAASVLGTNEIAPLTMAAAYAGIANDGVTCTPILIDRITGPDGAEIPAPTSSCTQSVSTDVAAGMSYAMQRVMTSGTAAASYRATTPRVPMIGKTGTTDDNKDTWMSGASTKVATVVGVVNVSGDGQDQRTTYFDSGQAATARHRMWPDVMSVANEKYGGDSFTVPPRSMTR, via the coding sequence ATGACAACTTCACCGCCCAGCAGGAAGAAGGACCGCCGACACCGCCGTCGTTCCATCGTCCTGATCGCAATGGGTGTCGTCGTCGCCGTCATCGCGACCGTCGTGACCGTCATCGTCGTGAACCTGCCCGACGACCTCGAGATCGGCCGGCTGTCGCAGAAGAGCAATCTCTACGCGACCACGAGCGCGGGGACCCCCTATCTCCTCGCGTCGTTCTACGACCAGAACCGCGTCGAGGTCGCGTTCGACGCGATCAGCCCCTTCGTGAAGGATGCCGCGACCTCGGGAGAGGATCCGGGCTTCTACGACCATGGAGGCGTCGACATCTGGGGTACCGTGACCGGCATCGTCGCGACCGTCTTCACCGGCACCACGAGGGGCGGCTCCTCGATCACCCAGCAGTACGTGAAGAACGTGCTCGTGCAGAAGTGCGAAGCGCTCACCGACGAGACGGAACGCGCGGACTGCTACAACACGGCCACCGAGGCGAGTCCGGACCGGAAGCTCAAGGAGATGAGCCTCGCCATCGGCCTCGAGAAGAAGTACTCCAAAGATGAAATCCTGCGCCAGTACCTGAACATCACGGGCTTCGGCGGATCCGTCTACGGGATCGAGGCCGCGGCGAGCTATTACTTCAACACCACGGCGGCCAACCTCACGTTGCCACAGGCCGCGAGCCTCGTCGCGATTGTCAACAACCCGGTCAAATTCCAGCTCGACAAGCCGGACAGCGTCACAAACGGGGCGGCCAATGGTTATGCCGACAACAAGGACAGGCGCGATTACATCCTCGATGCGATGCTCGAGCACGGCAAGGTCAGCCAGGCAGATCACGATGCAGCGATCAACGCCCCGATCGAACCGACTATCACCGAACCGAGCACCGGGTGCCAGACCGCTGGCGGCAGCGCCTACTTCTGCGACCTCGTGATGCAAACGCTCCGCAAAGACCCGGCATTCGGGCCGGATGCCGAGACACGGCTGGCCAACGTCCGACTCGGCGGGTACAACGTCTACACGACCCTTGACCTCGATCTGCAGTCCGCCGCCGAGACCACGATGAAGGCGAACGTGCCGGCGACGTATCCGGGCTGGGACGTCGGCGGGGTCATCACGAGTGTGGAGGTCGGAACCGGGCGAGTGCTCGACATGGCCCAGAACAAGGACTACAGCCAGGACCCTGCCGTGCAGGCGACCGGAGACAACTACAGCGGCATCAACTACAACACCGACCTCGGCCAGGGCGGCTCCAACGGGTTCCAGACCGGGTCGACGTACAAGGTCTTCACCCTTGCCGAGTGGCTCAACGAAGGTCATTCCCTTTCCGAGTCCGTGAGTTCCCGGCCCCGGTCGAACTGGGGGACGTTCGAGGACAGTTGCAACGGGTCGCAAAGTTACGGGACGGCGTTCAACCCGAAGAACGATACCTCCTCCGAGAACGGGTCGTACAGTTCGGCGTTGCAATCGACCATCCAGTCGATCAACACGGGTTTCATCGGTATGGCCAAGGAACTCGACCTGTGCGGCATCCGCAAGACGGCCGAAGCATTCGGCGTGCACCGTGCCGACGGGAATGCGCTCGAGCAGGGCGCGGCATCCGTGCTCGGAACAAACGAGATCGCGCCCCTCACCATGGCGGCCGCCTATGCCGGGATCGCCAACGACGGCGTGACGTGCACGCCGATCCTGATCGACAGGATCACCGGGCCGGACGGTGCGGAGATTCCCGCACCGACGTCGAGCTGCACGCAGTCCGTCAGCACGGACGTCGCCGCGGGGATGAGTTATGCGATGCAACGGGTCATGACGAGCGGAACAGCGGCGGCCTCCTACCGAGCCACAACGCCACGGGTGCCGATGATCGGCAAGACCGGCACCACCGACGACAACAAGGACACCTGGATGAGCGGGGCCAGCACGAAGGTCGCCACCGTCGTCGGGGTCGTGAACGTGTCCGGCGACGGACAGGACCAGCGGACGACGTACTTCGACAGCGGCCAGGCCGCGACCGCCCGGCACCGGATGTGGCCGGATGTCATGAGCGTCGCCAATGAGAAGTACGGCGGGGACAGCTTCACGGTGCCGCCGCGGAGCATGACCCGCTGA
- a CDS encoding oxidoreductase — protein MSVTRLTSLIRRSGRIAEPAPAAPALFPGAGIFGGSIQVRFINAGGCNDCAQEVASAFGPVYDVERYGVRLVASPRHADVILICGSVTRNMIEPLRRTVVATPTPRFVVAVGDCAITGGVFADGYGVAGPVSDFVHVDLAVPGTPPEPAAIVEALRRMTGR, from the coding sequence GTGAGCGTCACCAGACTGACCTCCCTCATCCGTCGCAGCGGGCGGATCGCAGAGCCGGCCCCGGCGGCCCCCGCTCTCTTCCCCGGCGCCGGGATCTTCGGCGGGAGCATCCAGGTGCGCTTCATCAACGCCGGCGGCTGCAACGACTGCGCCCAGGAAGTCGCGAGTGCCTTCGGCCCGGTCTACGACGTCGAGCGGTACGGCGTGCGGCTCGTCGCCTCGCCGCGGCACGCTGACGTGATCCTGATCTGCGGTTCGGTGACCAGGAACATGATCGAACCGCTTCGGCGCACGGTCGTCGCGACCCCCACCCCTCGTTTCGTCGTCGCCGTCGGCGACTGCGCGATCACGGGCGGCGTCTTCGCCGACGGCTACGGTGTCGCCGGTCCGGTGTCCGACTTCGTGCACGTCGACCTCGCTGTCCCCGGCACTCCGCCGGAGCCTGCCGCCATCGTCGAAGCCCTCCGACGGATGACCGGGCGATGA
- a CDS encoding ribonuclease J, translating to MTKHELDLNSPPSLVKRGLRIVPLGGLGEIGRNMTVFEHKGKLLIVDCGVLFPEETQPGVNVILPDFSYIRGRMQDVVAVVLTHGHEDHIGGVPYLLRERADIPVVGSELTLAFVSAKLEEHRITPKLQQVKEGQRRSFGPFDLEFLAVNHSIPDGLAVAIRTEAGLVLATGDFKMDQFPLDNRLTDLPGFARLGEEGVDLFMTDSTNAEVPGFTMTEEDIRPAIDSVFRTAPRRIIVSSFASHVHRIQQVIDASARHNRKVAFVGRSMVRNMAIAEKLGFLHVPKGLIVDVKALERMKDSQVTMICTGSQGEPMAALSRMANREHTIKIGEGDTVLLASSLIPGNENSIYRVINGLTRWGANVVHKGNAKVHVSGHASAGELVYCYNLVKPKNVMPIHGEWRHLKANAELAIRTGVPEAQVLVVEDGVVVDLVDGVAKIVGRVPAEIVLVDGMTVGGVASEEALADRVQLSNDGAVTILGILDTRTGALVEPVEFIARGFVQDNAWIQGATKSIDDALRAANKVKIVDGPELEEIFTQSVTRWMQRKYRRIPVITSVVVDA from the coding sequence TTGACTAAGCACGAACTCGACCTGAACAGCCCGCCGTCCCTCGTCAAGCGGGGACTGCGCATCGTCCCCCTCGGCGGCCTCGGCGAGATCGGTCGCAACATGACCGTCTTCGAACACAAGGGCAAGCTGCTCATCGTAGACTGCGGGGTGCTGTTCCCCGAGGAAACCCAGCCCGGCGTCAACGTGATCCTGCCCGACTTCTCCTACATCCGCGGCCGGATGCAGGACGTCGTCGCCGTCGTGCTGACCCACGGCCACGAGGACCACATCGGCGGCGTTCCGTACCTCCTCCGCGAGCGGGCGGACATCCCCGTCGTCGGCAGCGAGCTCACCCTCGCCTTCGTGAGCGCCAAGCTCGAAGAACACCGGATCACCCCCAAGCTCCAGCAGGTCAAGGAAGGCCAGCGTCGCAGCTTCGGCCCCTTCGACCTCGAATTCCTCGCGGTGAACCACTCCATCCCCGACGGACTCGCCGTCGCAATCCGCACCGAGGCCGGCCTCGTGCTCGCGACCGGTGACTTCAAGATGGACCAGTTCCCGCTCGACAACCGCCTCACCGACCTCCCCGGCTTCGCCCGTCTCGGTGAAGAGGGCGTCGACCTCTTCATGACGGACTCGACCAACGCCGAGGTTCCCGGCTTCACGATGACCGAGGAAGACATCCGCCCGGCCATCGACTCGGTGTTCCGCACCGCGCCTCGCCGTATCATCGTGTCGAGCTTCGCGAGCCACGTGCACCGCATCCAGCAGGTCATCGACGCGTCGGCCAGGCACAACCGCAAGGTCGCCTTCGTCGGCCGCTCGATGGTGCGCAACATGGCCATCGCAGAGAAGCTCGGCTTCCTGCACGTGCCGAAGGGCCTCATCGTCGACGTCAAGGCGCTCGAGCGGATGAAGGACAGCCAGGTCACGATGATCTGTACCGGGTCGCAGGGCGAGCCGATGGCAGCCCTCTCCCGGATGGCGAACCGCGAACACACGATCAAGATCGGCGAGGGCGACACCGTCCTCCTCGCGAGCTCGCTCATTCCCGGCAACGAGAACTCGATCTACCGGGTCATCAACGGCCTCACTCGCTGGGGCGCCAATGTCGTGCACAAGGGCAACGCCAAGGTGCACGTCTCCGGCCACGCGAGCGCCGGCGAGCTCGTCTACTGCTACAACCTCGTCAAGCCCAAGAACGTCATGCCGATCCACGGCGAATGGCGCCACCTCAAGGCCAACGCCGAGCTCGCGATCCGCACGGGTGTCCCTGAGGCGCAGGTGCTCGTCGTCGAAGACGGCGTGGTCGTCGACCTCGTCGACGGCGTCGCCAAGATCGTCGGCCGCGTTCCGGCCGAGATCGTCCTCGTCGACGGCATGACCGTCGGCGGTGTCGCCTCCGAAGAGGCCCTCGCCGACCGCGTTCAGCTCTCCAACGACGGCGCGGTCACGATCCTCGGCATCCTCGACACCCGCACCGGCGCGCTCGTCGAACCGGTCGAGTTCATCGCCCGCGGCTTCGTGCAGGACAACGCCTGGATCCAGGGCGCGACGAAGTCCATCGACGACGCTCTCCGCGCCGCGAACAAGGTCAAAATCGTCGACGGGCCCGAGCTCGAAGAGATCTTCACCCAGAGCGTGACCCGGTGGATGCAGCGCAAGTACCGCCGCATCCCGGTGATCACCTCGGTCGTCGTCGACGCCTAG